The genomic segment TGGTTGCCTAAAATAACTGTCAAATTACTGATATTAATAGCTGAGTTAGTCTCGTAAGGCTTCATAAAGAGTGTCTATATTATAACGTAATAAATCCACATAACTAAATCGACCAACCGACCCACCTAAAGGATCTAAAACGAATAATTTAAGATGCAGATCATCTAACAATGGTTTAAGGCTGTCGTTAGCAAACTGTGGTTCAGAAAAAATTACTTTAAGACCATAACGGGTAGCGGCATCATAAATGTCTTTAAGTTGTTGAGGCGTTGGTTGACGACCAGGTGAAGCTTCAAAAACGCCCACCACCTTTAAATTAAATTCGGCTGCTAAATAATTAAAGGACTCATGAAAAAGTATTAAATCCTTGGTACTTAAGCTACTTAATTTTTCCTGACCGTCTGCGGCTACTTTTACTAATTCATTATTTAAAATTTGTAAATTTTTATAATAATAAGCCTGCCCCGCCGGATCCAAAGCGACCAAAATATCATAAATATTACCAGCCATTATTCGGCCATTAACAGTCGACAACCAATAATGCGGATCAGCGGAAGACTCTCCTTCTTCTTGATCATGGTGAGTAAAAGCCAGCTGTTTTAAAGTTATTCCTTTGGTTACTTGATAAACTTGCTTAACCGGCAATCCATCGGCTAGTTGGCTAAACCAATTATCCAAACCATAACCAATAGTAAAAACTGCCTGGGCTGATTGCAAATTTTTAATATCTGAGGGTTTTATTTCAAAAGTATGAGGGCTAACACCCGGCGATAATAAACTTACCACCCTTACTCTATTTTGACCGATTTGTTTAACTAAATCAGCCAAAGGATAAACAGTAGCCACCACCTGCAAAACTTGATTACCAACCACCTGAGGTTTTACCTGACTAGTCGACCGCTTATACACCAAGCCACCAATAATCAATAAAATTAAACCTACACCAATTAATAAATAAATAAAAAAACTTTTCATAACCAATTAAATCTAAGAACAAGCCTGGCAAAGACCAGTTAAAACTAACTGATGACTAACTTTTTTAAACCCTTTGATTTTAGAAAAATTGTGCTGACAAGGTAAGCAAGCTACCTTACGGCATTTAAAACAACTAATATGATGATGTGGTTGATCAGCCAAATAATATCTTTTATCTTTACCGAATATTTCTGCAAAAACAAAACCCAAACTAACAAATAAATCCAAAGCCCGATAAATCGAAACTAAATCTATTCCCTGTTTTTTTAATCTTTGATAAATTACTTTAACAGCCACGGGCTGCTTTAGCTGTTTTAAAACAGCTAAAACCTGCAGACGTGGTTTGGTTAATCGATAACCCTGGGCAGTTAACACATTAACTGATTGCTTCATAAATAACATTTTAACAAACCTAAACTATTATTGCAAATGGTTTGCAATAATTATTAACCACCTAATTAATCTATAAAAAATTCAATAAAGAATTATAATTTATAAAACCCAACCATTTATAAGCCAAGGCCACCCACCAATCAAATTTATTCCAGACCATTAAAACACCTAACCCAATAAGAAACAAACCACCCAAATAGGAAATAATTCTTAAGTATCTACCCCAACGATGTAAATAATGTCCGATTGAACCTAAGCTAATAGCGGCCACTAAAAAAGGCACCGCCAAGCCCGCGGCAAAAATTAATAATAATAAAGCACCAGTTCCTAAGCTAGCTTGGCTAGAAGCCAATAATAAAATTGAACCTAAAATGGGCCCAACACAAGGAGTCCAACCAAAAGCAAATACCACACCGAATAAAAAGGAAGCCAAAGGCCGGCCTGGTTGTAAAACATTAACTAAAGACCAACGACTATTTTTTTGTAAAAATCCAAAACCAGACCATTTATCACCCCACAATAAAAATAAACCAAAAAATATAACCAATAGGCCACCCCAACGAGCTAATAAAAACCGGTAACTACCTAACCCAGAACCAGCCCAACCAACTAGACCACCCAACACCACAAAAACTAAACTAAAACCTAAAACATACCATAAGCCATTTTTAAAAACCCGCCAACGAAGCCCCAAAGACATAGGACCGTCTTGCCAATCCTTAAAAGACAAGCCACTAATAAAACCCAAATAACCAGGTAATAATGGCAAAGTACAAGGAGCCAAAAAAGTCAGCACCCCAGCTAAAAAAGCTGGCCCAGCCAAGCCGATTAAGCTTAAATCTAACATTTAATTACTCCTTCTGACCACCGATTTTTTCAAAAGCCCGCAAAACCTCTAAAGGCACAGCAAAAATTATAGTATTAGACTGATCAGAGCTAACATCGTTAATAGACTGCAAAGTTCTTAAATGCAAAGCACCTTGACTAGAAGACATTATTTGAGCCGCTTTGGCCATATTATCAGCTGCAATAACTTCACCTTCAGCTTTAATTATTACAGATCGTTTTTCTCGCTCCGCCTCTGCTTGTTTACCAATAACGCGTTTCATTTCTTCGGGCAAAGTAATATCTTTTAAGTCCACCGAATCTACTTTAATACCCCAAGGATCCGTTAACTTATCCACGATTTCCCGAATCCTTTCGGAAATCTTATCGCGATTACTTAACAACTCATCTAATTCCACTTCACCAACAACATTACGCATAGTAGTTTGCGCTAGTTGAGAAATGGCATATTTATAATCTTCCACTTCCAAAATAACTTTTTCGGCTGATTGAACTTTATAATAAATTACCGCATTGACCCGGACAGAAATATTATCTTTGGTAATAGCTTCCTGGTCCGGCACATCCACGGCTTTAACGCGCATATCCACCTTAACGTAACTTTGAAAAATCGGTATAACTAAACGCCAACCCGGCTCCATAATGGCCGTAAATTTCCCCAAAGTAAATCTAACCCCCCTCTCATACTGATTTATTTGGCGGATACAAATAATTAATAAAAATAGAACTGCTAAAGGAATAAAATACATAAAAATTTTAATTAATAATCAGCTAATAAATTATAGCACAAAACCTGTTTAAATTAACTATAAAACTTAGAAGTTCTATTAATCAAAATAAGGAATTCCCCACCACAACCAAGGATCAACATAGCGGTATTTACAACCTAAGTTGGCTAATTGCGCCAAATCCGCCTCAGTTAAAGAAAAATCAAATACCTCAATATTATCCTTAATTCTCGACTGGCTAACGCTTTTAGGAATAACCACGGTTTGGCGTTGAATAGCCCAACGAATAAGAATTTGTGCTGGTGTTTTTTTATGGCGGGCGGCAATCTGTTTAAGTTGACTGTCTTGTAATAAGACTGGAGCCTCCAATTGATTTACAAAATTACCTGGCGAACCCAAAGGTGAATAAGCCGTAACAGTTAAACCCTGAGCCTGGCAAAAAGCCACTAAACGATCCTGAGAATTATAAGGATGCAATTCCACTTGATTGACCGCTGGCTGAATTCTGGCATAAGTTAAAATATCCATAATCATCGGTCCAGTAAAATTAGCCAAACCTATGGCTTTAGCCAAACCTTTATCTACTAACTCTTCCATAGCCTGCCAGGTCTGCTGTAAAGACACTTTAACTGTTGGCGGTTGATTGTCGCCATTATTAATCCCCTGAGCCACTCCCCAATGCATTAAATAAAGGTCCACATAATCTACCTGTAAATCCTGCAAAGTTTTTTGACAAGCCGGCAAAACATCTTGGGGAGCATGCTTAGTATTCCATAATTTACTGGTGATAAATAATTCCTCCCGTTTTAGACCGCTAGCGAAAATATTACTAAAGGCTTGACCGATTTCCGGCTCATTGCCGTAAATTGCCGCACAATCAATATGACGATAACCGGCCTTAAGAACAGCAAAATTAACAGCTTCACCCACCTGACCAGGCTGGGACTTCCAAGTACCCAAACCAACCAACGGCATTTTAGCCTGGTTGTTTAGGGTGATAAATTTTTCAACTTGATCCATACAAATTTTATTATTTAAAAATTACTAATAATTCAAGCTATCTATATCATCCTGATAACGATTCGCCAAAGCCACAACACTGTCACCATAAAAACTATAAGCCGGGTTAACCGAACCGGCAAAATACTTCATAGCGGCTGTCCACTCGCCCGATTGCTGCCTAGCGCCATCGGCGCCTAACTTTACACCAGCGGCCACAAAAGCATCCCGAATATCCCAAGGATTAGCTGTCCGGCCAGTAATCTTGGCTACTTTATCCCGATAACCAAGCCAAGTGGAAGGAATAAATTGAGCCGGGCCCATAGCACCACCCCAGCCGATTTGCTTACCCTGTTTATCGCGCATTGGGCAAGACACCGGTGTAGTGTCGGGATCCAAACCTAACTCCTTGGTAATTTGCAAAAAAGGCTCTTGGTCGCGGGTCGGTTTCATAATTACCCGCCAGCCTTTTTCTGGCGGGTCACTGGCCCGATTGCAAGTGCCGACATTTTTACCCAAATTGGACTCTTGAGTTAAAACCGCCAACAAAAAAGCTGCTCTAACACCGGTTCGCTCCGATACCCATTGAGCAATTTGCACAGCTTCGCCAAAAGTAACCCGCTTGGTCGTACCAAAAAGTTCATAAATACGGGCCCGAATTTCATCAGCCTTCTTTTTTTTATCTTTTAAAAGTTGTTGATAAGCTGCTTCTTGACCTTTGGTTTGGCTAAGCAAATTATCTTGTTGAGAGATATTTTGGGATAAAGAATTTTTTTGTAAATTAGCGATGGAAATTAAATTTTTTTGACCCTCCCGTTGATTTTCCAAATTTTTTTTATAATCAACCAGCTTTAAACCTTCTTCCTTGGAATGCTCTAACAAACTAAACAACTGATCACTTAATAATTTATAAGTTTGGATTTCATCAAAAAAACCAGAAATACCTTTATCGTACAAAAACATGTTAAAAACCGTATTCTGCTGACTGGTAATATGCAACTGCCGTATAATTTTCGCCATTTCCTTATGTAAACCAGTAAGCCTCTGCTCGTTAATATCAATATCACCTTGGGTTTTGTTAATCTGCTTTTCTGTGCCTTGTAGTTGCAAGGTGGTTTGCTTAATCTGCAAAGCAATGGATGATTGTTTTATCCTAAGTTCGCGAATTTTATTATTCAGGGTGGCTTTTTGTGATTGAGTGCGACCTAGTTCTTTAGTGTACTGTTCAATTTGCACTTCAATTTCTTTTAATTCCTGCTCTAACCTCTGCTGTTCAACCTGCAATTGCTGTTGGGTGACACTCCCCTGCCCTAAAGCGCTTAAATAAGGCCAAAACAAAAAATTGACTACTAAAATTATTGATAATACAAACTTAAATTTCATAACAAGTTTGATTATACCATAAGAGACTAAATCAAATCGAAAAATTGATGCTGACAAAATAAACTTTCTTCCCTTGTACTAACGTGTTAACACGTTGGTACAAGGGTAAAATTTGATTTATAATTTATATCAAATTCACTGACTATTACCTTGAAACTTCAACTATGCTCTGTTATCTTAACTATACAAAGAAAAATTATTTAATCCAATAACTAATGTCTATAAAAATTGCCGCTGGCCAAATTGAAGTTGGTGACAATATTGAAAAAAATCTACAAAAAATACTACTAGCCATTACCACAGCCGCCGCCCAGCAGGCCGACTACCTTTGCCTACCAGAAATCTGTTTGGTATCTGATGAAAAACTAATACGTAATATTAATAAAGAAATCGAACAAATTAAACAAGCTGCCAAAAAATATAAAATAAATGTTATCTTTGGCACTTACCTTAAAATAGACGGCCATATTAGAAATCAATTGTGGGTAATTAACAAAAATGGCGAAACTATTCATAAGTACAACAAAAAACACACTTTTTTTACCGAACGCTCCACAGTCAAAGAAGGAAAAAACAATAAAGTATTAACTATAGATAATTTAAACTTTGCTGTTATAAACTGCTGGGATTACGCCTATCCGGAAGATATACGAAAACTGGCTCGTGATGGTGCCCAGGTTATTTTTTGTCCTAGCTACCTAGTATCACATCCTCACACTAAAGAAGTTTTAGATAAAATACCCCAAGTGCGAGCTTTTGATTCTATGTCTTACTTTATTATGGTGGATGCTTTTAATAAAGAAACTTTTAAACGTAGCAAAATTTGTCATCCGCTTAAAACCCTCTCCAGCCTATCTGATTCGCCGGGTATTATTTACGCTACAATTGAATTAACCGCTATTACTAAACTGCGTCAGCGTTTTTTGAATTTATAAAAAACTATCTAAAAATCCCTTAAAAATATCTTAGGGATTTTTTGTTTTAGGGATAGTAAAAATTTCGTCTCGTACCCTTCGATTCCTCTTATTTATCCAACTAAAAACAAAACACCCCACCCAAACGGTGAGGTAATTTGTCTTGGCAGGGGTGGTAGGAATCGAACCCACGTCATTGGTTTTGGAGACCAAGGTCCTGCCACTGAACGACACCCCCATAATCCGCACTTAACGGATTACTTGGTCTCTTTATGTAAAACGTGCTTCTTACACCAATTGCAATGCTTTTTGGTTTCCAAACGAGTTTTAACTTTTTTCTTGTTACGGAAAGAATGGTAGTTAATGCGATGACAATCGCTACACTCCATCTTAATAAGATTATCCTGTGACATATAATATAGAAAGTAATAATTAAAATTAATTTTAAACTGGAGCCGATGGTCGGGTTCGAACCGACGACCTACAGTTTACAAAACTGTTGCTCTACCAACTGAGCTACATCGGCCCATTCTTTAATAATTTATGGTTCACCCTAAGCAAGCACAGCGAGTTGAATGGTGGGCCGAGTAGGATTCTCCCTCGCTCCGACTCGGGCACCCGGGCGCTACACACAAAAACCTGCGCTCGCTCGGTTTTTTCTCGCGCCCTTCGAATCCTTTTCCATCCCCCCAAATATTCAAAGGTCGACTAATTATCTTTTTATATTCAAAGTGGTGGGCCGAGTAGGATTCGAACCTACGAAGGCATAAAGCCAGCAGATTTACAGTCTGCCCCGTTTGACCGCTTCGGTACCGACCCTTAAAAATTTGTCCCCCCTGAGCCGATGCGCGGATTCGAACCGCGGACCTACTCCTTACCATGGAGTTGCTCTACCAACTGAGCTACATCGGCTCGCGAAGGACAAAATCTAATTTTTAAAAAGTGGCCTTACTTTGACCAATTTAAAATCTTTAAATATTTATCAACCAAACTAATTTTAATCTATTTTAACACCAAAACTAGTAATTTTCTTACTAGACCGTCTTTTAATTGGTTTATTTTTTTGAACCTGTGCTCTAATTTGTTCGGTAAAGTCATTAATTTTTTGATTGTCTGAATTTACCTCGCGTAAAACATCTAAAGCTTCCTGTGCCTCGTTCAGATGCCCATTTACTATACTGAGTTCTATATAAAAGTCAAGCACTTTAGGGCTATTAGGCTCCAATTCTCGAGCTTCAGTCAAATGAGCTAAGGCCTGATTAAAATCACCTAATTGTTGATAGACATAAGCCAACTCCAAATGGAGCTGAATAGTATTTTTAAGAGCCAAACTTTTAAGATACTGACCCTTAGCTTCTTCTAAAAAACCCTGACCTTGAGCTACTTTAGCTAAACCCAAAGAAGAATAACGAGCCCGACCTTGTTCTGCTAAATATTCCAAAACTTCTTTAGCTTGCTCGTAATCTCTAGTTTCCAAATACACATCAGCCAAGCTTTGATAAATATCCAAATTAGTTGGCTGGTGTTGAATAGCGCTTAAATATAAATTCTCTGCTTCGGCTAAATCCCCTTCCTGCTTAGCCTGCTCAGCCTTGTTTAAAATTTTTGCCACTACTTCCTCAACTTTACCCAAAGATACTTCCTGCTGAGCCACCTTCTCTTCCATTTGTTGAACAGATTGTTTTAACTGATCCTGTTTGAACTGAATTTTTTTATACCAAGGATCAAATTGTTTTTTAAGCCAACGCTTGCCTCTTTGTAACTTACGCTGTAAACGAGCTTCCACTAAATCTTGTTTAACTTCTTGCTGTTTTAAACCGCTTAAATTATCCACATCAATTAATTTAAGGATGGGAAACTTACCAATAGCTAAAACAATCAAACCTACTAGACCCAACAACAAAACTATAACCAAAATAATATCGATTACCATAATTTACAACTGCTTTAATAGCTGACTAAATCTATCTTCCTGTAAACTGGCTCCACCCACTAACACACCGCTCAACGGCCAATCACTCAAACAAGTGGCAATATTACTAGCATCCACACTACCGCCATAAACCAATCTAACTTGACCGCTTAATAATTTGGAGCTGGAAAAAATATCTACCAAAGTCTGTCCGATTACTTGAGCAGTATGAATCAATTCCTGATTATCAACGGCCTGACCAGAACCAATCACCCAAACTGGCTCATAAGCCACCACCACCCGCTGATCTTTAGTTAAAGACAAGCCAGCCAAAGCTTGCTGAATTTGACGAGAAATTATTATATCTTTACGTCCAGCTTGACGTTCGGCAAAAGTTTCGCCCACACAAACTACTGGCACTAAACCAACGGCTAAAGCCGCCGCGACTTTATGCTTAATCATTACATCAGTCTCTTTTAAATACTGACGCCTTTCTGAATGACCAATCAACACATAACTAACCCCTGCTTCAACCAAAACAACTGGCGACACCTCACCAGTATAAGCTCCAGTAGATTGCCAAAAAATATCCTGAGCGCCCAATTTTATCTTAGATTTAAGCAAACTCTTAGCTACTGGCCATAAAGCGGGAAAAGTCGGACATAAAACCAATTCCAAAGATTTTTTAGTTTGTAATGATTTATAAGACTTAAGAATTTTTTTAGCCAAAATCACACTGTCTTTAATCGACAGATTCATTTTCCAATTAGCTATTATTAAAGATGCGGAAGAATTAGACATAATCATTACCTAACCAATGAATTATTTCAATAGTAATTTAATAACTCCAAAACACTTTAACAGCACACTTTTTATCATACACGGCTCAACTAATGGATTCAAGCCAAGCCATTAACCTAAAAGCATCCTGACGTCGCAACTGATCGGTTGGTGCACCCAATAAAACCATTAAATAGACCCGGCCGGCAGTATCACTGGCCTGCATAACCAAATTATAACCCACTTCATTAAGATGTCCCGTTTTGCTAGCACTAATACGCCAAGCTGGCTGGCTAAGCAATTGGTTAGTATTAATCAGCCGAAAAGAATTTTTATCTGTTTTAATTACCACCTCATGGGCCAAACCAGCTGATTTAATAAATTCATCCTGCCAAACCCAAGCGGCCAACCTAGCCATCTGCCAAGCCGTCCCTTTGTTTAAGGCACTTAAACCAGTTGGATCAGAAAAAACCATTTGCCCTAAATTCAAACCATAAGCAGTTTGATTCATTTTATAAACAAAAGCTTCCAAACTTGGACTAACTTTTTTAACCAAAGCCAAAACAACATTATTAGCCGAAGCCACTGCACTAGCCTGTATAGCCTGCTCGACACTTAAGGACTCTTGCTTTAAGACTGGCAACTGACTAACAGCTTCATCTTCACTTACATAAGCTTGCCAATCAGTAATTTGACTAACCGGCTCTACCGTCACTAAAGTAGATAAATTAAGTTGACTGTCGCGTACTAAACGTAAAGACATCAACTTGGTTAAACTAGCCAAGGGCATAATCTGCTCCGGATTTTTCGCCCCAACAATAAACCAATCAGTCACCTCAACCAATAGAACACTACGACTAGCTAAATCCAAGTCCGCTAAATTATAAACCGCTGACCAATTAACTGGAGCCTGCTGGCTGGCTAAGGATAATTTAGGCAAGGTACCTTGCCGATTATAATTATTATTAGACCAAGCCGCTGGCCACCACAAAAAACCCATGGCCAATAAGCCAATAACCAACCATTGGTTTCTATTGGGCAGAAGAATTTTGAGCCGTAAATTGCTGTAAAATTTCATGACTGGAAAGTTCTTGATAATTGGGTAACTCCAAATTGGAACCTAACCCCAAATGACGTAAAAAATCCATAGTAACCTGATAACGAGACAATTCCCCAGCTGAACCCGTTTCCTGTACCAAACCGCGAATTTGTAAATTACGCAAAATCAAACTACAGTTAACTCCCCTAATTTGTTCTAATTCAGCTTTACTAATTGGACCACGATAAGCAATAACGGACAAAGCTTCCAATTGTGGCCGAGTTAATTCACCCATTTCTTCTTGCTGAACCAATTCCATTACTAAAGCTGCATAATCTGGATTAGTTACCAAAGCAACTTCTGAACCGTTCAATAATAACCGAAAACCAGTTGACCGCTCCAGATAATCTTTTTGCAATTCCTGAACTGCAACGGCTATATCAGCGACGGTTATTTTTAAAATTTCTGCTAAACGCTTTTGGTTAACCGCCTTACCGGCCGCTAATAATAAACTTTCCAATTTAGCTTTGACTTGACTAACTTCTGTTTCCTTGGACATAACTTAAATCTTACTAATTTTAATATTACTGAATAAATCACTTTGTTCAGCCACTAGCTGGTGTTGCTTAACTAATTCTAACAAGGCTAAAAAAGATACAATCATTTCCGTTTTATCCTGCGCCCCTTTAACGAATGATAACCAATCAACATTAATTTTTTCTTTAATTAATAATCGTAGATTATTTATTTTTTCTTGAATAGAAATAACTCGCTTAAAAGCCACTTCCGGCAATTTTATTAAAGGTTCTAAAGATAAAATTAAATGCTGCCAAACATCGGACATTTTTTCAGCTGATAGGTTGGCTGGTGGTATGAACTTATCAACCGATTTAATAAATAAAGGTTTTGGTCGACCAAAAGAAATCTGGCCTGCCTGCCAGCGTTTGGCCAAATAATTACTAGCCACTAAATATTCACGATACAATTTTAATTGAGCTTCTAATTCTTTGGCCTCCTGCTCGTCGCCCAACTGCAAACTGGGTAATAACAAACGAGATTTTATAAAAAGTAACTTAGCCGCTATCACCAAAAAATCCGCCACCTCTTCAGGATTAAGTTCTTCTACCTGGCTTAAATAAGACATATACTGATCTGTCACTTGAGCCAAAGAAACTTCGGTTATATCAAGCTCCTCCTGCTCGATAAGTTGGAGCAGGAGGTGTAAGGGGCCTTGAAATTTTTCTAAAGTTATTTGATAACTCATGTTATTTCTTAGTCTTCTTAGATTTAACAACTTTTTTAATCTTTGGTTTTTTACTAGTCGTTTTGTTTTTAGCCTTTTTAACTTTAGCAAAGTAATGCTTCTTAGCAAAATTACCTACTACGCCTTCAACGACTTTTATTAAATCCCGACTTTTTAAATGCAATGATTCTTCAAAACTACCAGCCTGCACCAAAGCTTTTTGTGTTTTTAAAACAGCTTTATCCACATAAACCGGCATCTTATGCAACGGACCATAAAAAGGGCTAATAGCTCCAGCCTTAATTTTAAACAACTTGGGCATAATTTGTTCTTTTTCTATTTTAACCGCCTTAGCTTTAAGCATTTTTTTTAAAGCTGACAAATCCAACCGAAAAGAAGCTGGCACCACCACCAAAATATACGATTTATCAGCTTTAACAACCAAGGTTTTTAAAACCTTGTCCATTTCTTTTTTCATGGTTTGAGCTAAATCATAAGCCGTATAAACAGTCCGATGCAAAGCCACCTCATAAGGTACTTTATTTTTTGTTAAAAAATTGGTTATTTTACTTGGTATTTTCATATTAATTTATGATTAATGATTAATTTAAAAAGTTGTTGGTAAGGGAACATTTAAAAAACGAGACAAAATTAAACCGATTAAAGCTAAAATAACCACCCCAATAACTAGCCGCCATAAAATATGGGTTACTACCTTTAACACCACCACCACCAATATAACAACCAAAAGCCCTAAAGCCCAAGTTGGCAAATCCTGATCCAAGCGCCAAACCTGATTATTACCCAAAGGAATGGTTATTTTTGGTAAAGTGACATAAGAAGCCACAATTGTGCCCATAACACCCAACCAAGACAAAACTTTTTGAATTAATCCGGCCATAATTTTACTTTTTAAGTATTAATTTTTTTAAAGGCAGGGGTAAGGGTGGCTGTTGGCCTATTAAACGCTTGGCCACTTTTTTGCCCACGGCCGTTAATTTAATCTCACTAATAAACCATTTCCTAGGTGTACGCACGCCATAACCTTTTAACAAAGAACGATCAATTAAACTTTCCAAACTTTTAGTTACACTACCCACTTGGGCATCATGCTTAGGTGCTTTAGTTAAATTTTGATAATACTTCATAAAAACCAAACGCGGCACCTTAGCTGTAGAATTTAAATAACAGCTTTTCAAAATATATTTTTGTAAAGCCGAAAAATGCATAAAAATTACAACAACTTAACATGATTAATAACTATACCAAAACGCCAACCCAACACCTCAGCCGCTTTACGACAATAAGCCATCCGTTCGCTAAAAATTTGAAAATATTCCATCAAAGGAGCTCGATTAACATCAATAATCAATTTTAAAGTAACAATCTTATTTTTAGCATCAATTTTTAATTGATTGTCAGTCACTGCGTAATTAAGACGGTCGTGAATATCTTTTTTTAAATTAGCTGGGCTGGGATTAATAACGCGACTACGCCGAACATCCGATTTATCGGCAATAATCAAACAAGCTGCTATTTTGCTAGGAATTTTTATCTCATCTTTATCGTGAGCCACAATGGCCTGCGTAACTACAGCTAAATCTCGAGGAGTCATTTTGTCACGAAAAGTTTCATGAAACATTATACCCGCCCAATAATGATGCTGAGTCCGACCCAAAAAATTAGCCATATCATGGCACCAACCAGCCATAGCCGACAATTCCTGTTGGCGTTTAGGTAATTTAACGGCCTGAGCCAAAGCTTGAGCCCGCTCGGCCACAATGGCCACATGCTTAAAACCATGGTCGGTAAAACCTAACCAGGCCATATAATCCTGAGTCTGCTGAATATATTCCGTTATATAAGGGTTACTTTTTATATCTTCAAAGGTAATCATATTTTTTTGCTATTTTTAACCAATCCTTTTTTAAAACAGATAAAACATATTCATCTTTAAACTCTTGCCCCTTCTTAACTCTCTGCCGTAAACAACCTTCTAACTTATAACCACATTTTAAACTGTATTGCAAACTACGGGGATTATTTTTATAAACATAGCTTTCTATCCGATTCAAACCGAGTTTTGTATAAGCAAATTTTAAAAGCGTCATTTTAGCATCGCTACCATAACCCTTATTCCAAAAAGCTTTAGCTATAAAAGCTCCGGTGGAAGCGCGACCATGTTCTTTAACAATATGACCCAAAGTCATAATACCAATTGGTTCCTGGCTAACATTAGTTTCAATAATAAAATGGTATGATTTTTTATCTTTAATCATTTTAGCAACTTTGGCTTTTTCGGCAGCTAAAGTCTTTACACCGCTGGTTAGTAAAAAACGGTTAACCCGCTG from the Patescibacteria group bacterium genome contains:
- a CDS encoding tetratricopeptide repeat protein, translating into MVIDIILVIVLLLGLVGLIVLAIGKFPILKLIDVDNLSGLKQQEVKQDLVEARLQRKLQRGKRWLKKQFDPWYKKIQFKQDQLKQSVQQMEEKVAQQEVSLGKVEEVVAKILNKAEQAKQEGDLAEAENLYLSAIQHQPTNLDIYQSLADVYLETRDYEQAKEVLEYLAEQGRARYSSLGLAKVAQGQGFLEEAKGQYLKSLALKNTIQLHLELAYVYQQLGDFNQALAHLTEARELEPNSPKVLDFYIELSIVNGHLNEAQEALDVLREVNSDNQKINDFTEQIRAQVQKNKPIKRRSSKKITSFGVKID
- the tpiA gene encoding triose-phosphate isomerase — encoded protein: MSNSSASLIIANWKMNLSIKDSVILAKKILKSYKSLQTKKSLELVLCPTFPALWPVAKSLLKSKIKLGAQDIFWQSTGAYTGEVSPVVLVEAGVSYVLIGHSERRQYLKETDVMIKHKVAAALAVGLVPVVCVGETFAERQAGRKDIIISRQIQQALAGLSLTKDQRVVVAYEPVWVIGSGQAVDNQELIHTAQVIGQTLVDIFSSSKLLSGQVRLVYGGSVDASNIATCLSDWPLSGVLVGGASLQEDRFSQLLKQL
- a CDS encoding serine hydrolase, whose translation is MKFYSNLRLKILLPNRNQWLVIGLLAMGFLWWPAAWSNNNYNRQGTLPKLSLASQQAPVNWSAVYNLADLDLASRSVLLVEVTDWFIVGAKNPEQIMPLASLTKLMSLRLVRDSQLNLSTLVTVEPVSQITDWQAYVSEDEAVSQLPVLKQESLSVEQAIQASAVASANNVVLALVKKVSPSLEAFVYKMNQTAYGLNLGQMVFSDPTGLSALNKGTAWQMARLAAWVWQDEFIKSAGLAHEVVIKTDKNSFRLINTNQLLSQPAWRISASKTGHLNEVGYNLVMQASDTAGRVYLMVLLGAPTDQLRRQDAFRLMAWLESIS
- a CDS encoding SMC-Scp complex subunit ScpB, translated to MSKETEVSQVKAKLESLLLAAGKAVNQKRLAEILKITVADIAVAVQELQKDYLERSTGFRLLLNGSEVALVTNPDYAALVMELVQQEEMGELTRPQLEALSVIAYRGPISKAELEQIRGVNCSLILRNLQIRGLVQETGSAGELSRYQVTMDFLRHLGLGSNLELPNYQELSSHEILQQFTAQNSSAQ
- a CDS encoding segregation/condensation protein A: MSYQITLEKFQGPLHLLLQLIEQEELDITEVSLAQVTDQYMSYLSQVEELNPEEVADFLVIAAKLLFIKSRLLLPSLQLGDEQEAKELEAQLKLYREYLVASNYLAKRWQAGQISFGRPKPLFIKSVDKFIPPANLSAEKMSDVWQHLILSLEPLIKLPEVAFKRVISIQEKINNLRLLIKEKINVDWLSFVKGAQDKTEMIVSFLALLELVKQHQLVAEQSDLFSNIKISKI
- a CDS encoding YbaK/EbsC family protein, producing the protein MKIPSKITNFLTKNKVPYEVALHRTVYTAYDLAQTMKKEMDKVLKTLVVKADKSYILVVVPASFRLDLSALKKMLKAKAVKIEKEQIMPKLFKIKAGAISPFYGPLHKMPVYVDKAVLKTQKALVQAGSFEESLHLKSRDLIKVVEGVVGNFAKKHYFAKVKKAKNKTTSKKPKIKKVVKSKKTKK
- a CDS encoding phosphohydrolase, giving the protein MITFEDIKSNPYITEYIQQTQDYMAWLGFTDHGFKHVAIVAERAQALAQAVKLPKRQQELSAMAGWCHDMANFLGRTQHHYWAGIMFHETFRDKMTPRDLAVVTQAIVAHDKDEIKIPSKIAACLIIADKSDVRRSRVINPSPANLKKDIHDRLNYAVTDNQLKIDAKNKIVTLKLIIDVNRAPLMEYFQIFSERMAYCRKAAEVLGWRFGIVINHVKLL
- a CDS encoding GNAT family N-acetyltransferase, whose translation is MVLQGKKVQLRPLKLSDYKWLYKLINDQRVNRFLLTSGVKTLAAEKAKVAKMIKDKKSYHFIIETNVSQEPIGIMTLGHIVKEHGRASTGAFIAKAFWNKGYGSDAKMTLLKFAYTKLGLNRIESYVYKNNPRSLQYSLKCGYKLEGCLRQRVKKGQEFKDEYVLSVLKKDWLKIAKKYDYL